In Phoenix dactylifera cultivar Barhee BC4 chromosome 1, palm_55x_up_171113_PBpolish2nd_filt_p, whole genome shotgun sequence, the genomic stretch aggaagaaagaaaaagagagccaATCATGTATACCTATGATGGAATATTTGTGCAACAAACGCAAGATTGAGATTTGGTGAGCCCTCAACGATATCCTTTGGGCTAAGATATCTTTTGCAGTCCATTTTCTCTGCATGATCAAGCACCATTTTAGCCCTTTCAGTAGGATCTTTGGCATCCAAAGTTGCCGGGGTACAATGCTCAGGGGCAAGAACATTAAGAAGGTATGCGTAAGCCTCTCCATCCTGTAACCAATGGGCATGTAAAATATACCTTTTGCAGCAAAAATATTCTAATAAATAAATGAGATGTTAAATAATAACCACCATTGCATGTATAATGAACAGTACACTAAAATAACAATAGCCGAAAATATATTATCAATGACATGGCATCTAGCGGCTAGGGAATGCATCTCAACAGCTGGTGCTTCGCCTCTATATGGGAATTGCTTGCAGGGTCTATTAAGTGTGACTTGTAGGGTACGTTATTCTCTTCTGGATCACAAATATCAGCTTTTAATATGGTCAGTCTGGACAAAACAGAGAAAGGATAAGATGATATCTTATTCCTTTATGAAGAAATGATAACAGGTCCTTGCCAGAACAAAAGCATACAACTATGGCCATTCCTGGTTAAACCAGATGAATAAATGCTCAGAGGCATCGCAGACTCTCTCATAACTACTACTGATCTCAGACGAAATACTAAGATATTGCTTTACTGCTGAATACTCTTAAGTCCTCAATAGTTATCCATTTGATTCACAAGTGAGTCATCAGAAATATAGGTATTGGAAGGGCTTGAGCATTGCTGAGGTGCTGAAATATACACCAAGATGCACCACAGCCTTCTCTCCCATGACTAATATCTCTTTAAGCACTAAAGTATTGCACTATTGGCATATTAATTGTTTTTAGATCTTCAGCATGATTCAGTCACCCATTTGATTTGCATATGTGTAATCAAAGACAAAAATCTTGCAAGGCTTGAGCAAGGTTGGGGTACTGAAACTTGTAAAAACACAGAAGGATACCAATTCAACTTTCTAATGAACATAATGTCATTTCAGTGGATGATATAAAATGGTCATCAATCTCAACATTATCATCTAGCTTAAAACCATATGCATATAGGTTAAATTCACTGCAGATTGCAAAAATGtcaaccaaagaaaatttatgagaacaAATACATTATACTAAGTTATATTGTTGTACAATTTTGAGTTTCTAAAACCTTGAAAAATGACATGTGAATGTCAGAATCTGATAAACTTTCTTGGATTCAAAAAGTACCTTAACATCAGAAGAaaaatttgttatattttttttgtagccTGCTTTCTTGAGATGAAAGTTCATCCATTTAAGTAACATTTTTTCTGGTGCCAAACTCATAAGTTCCTCCACATCCTGTAAAACATAACACCAACATCTCTTAACAAAACAATGCTTTTATAGAATCTGCTAACCCAAAATAACCAAACAATGACCAAAAAGCGAATGCTGACCTTGCTGTCATCTACCAACTCCACTAGTTGAGGTGTCTTCTTTAAGTTGAGATCAGCTAACAGTTGTATCTGAGAATATGATACACCAAGGCAAAACATAGGACTTAGCTGATCTGCTTTCCAACATATGAAATTGCAATACTAATTTTAAATAGCCttgacatgcatgcatgcatgcatgtgtgtgtgtgtgagagagagagagagagagtgagagagagagtgcaATTAAATGAGCCCAGCACCAAATAAGCTGAACCACCATTCTATGCTAAAATGTAATGACAGATTTACCCATGAGACAAGAATAACCAGCATGTACCTTTATAATCTGAGATATCAATCCAAGCACAAGGTGTGGCtgcattgcaaaaaaaaaaaaaaaaggtttaaaTCCTCAAAAATAAAGTTACAATAATTGaaatagaaagaagaaatcaaCTTCTGCATTGGAACGTAAAACCACAAACTCAGGTTTCAAAGGAAACTCTTGCAGATAGTCAGTATCCAATATAATACAGATGGGAGGGTGGTATCACAAGAAAAATTGAATGCTAGCAAGAAACTTCAGTTGCTCCAAATATCAATAGTAAGAGTTACAATTTGCagcaaaatagaaaagaatTGTCAATTTGTTATTTCTCACTGCACTGCAGTATCGAGATGCAGAAGCTACTCCCATCACCTAACTAAACTTTAGTCAGAAGATAAAATGATTTCCAAGAGTCAAGGATAAATTCTTAAAGAAATTTGAGTTAAAGAAGTAAGCTATTATGACTTTGATCCAAGCATGGACAGGAAGAAATTTGAGTCAAGGATAAATTCTTAAAGAAATTTGAGTTAAAGAAGTAAGCTATTATGActttgagagagagagttcatcatgatgaactctctctctctctctctctaatactCACCAATGCGTAAATACTTAAGTTTGAGAGTTCTCTAATTGTATGCATTGAACATCCATCAAACCACAAGGCTTAGATGCGTGCATAAAAAAAGAATTCAAAGGGTGTCTTAATAGTGTGACTAAGATAGAAAAATTGAGGtcaaaaatataaaagtgactacaattttatttttattagtaaCATGGCTTTCCCTCTAGCTGCTTGAGGTAAAAAAAATAGCCCTTGAGAACTTGATAAAGGATTCAAAAAGCCAACTGCATACAGTATGGAATAAGGCTCAATCAATGGGCCACCAAGCTGATGAATGAAAACTAACTATTTCAGCTTATTTGAATGAAAAGGGAATTTGAAGAACATGACAACAAAATTACATAAAGTGGGGAGCCATGACCACATTTGGTACTCCAAAAAACAAATGCAGCAAAATAACTAAAGAAAAGTCATATGAAGCCAAATAGCAAAACCATTCAGGCTTACCCTTCCTTCAACTAAATCTTGTGTTCCAATATTAACTATGGTGCACCCAATGGCTTTTGCTGAGTTGAGGCAAAGAGTGTGATTCTCATTTCTCTCCCATGGGTTTAGTACTCGTTTTTTGTTAATTGCTCTGTCATCTATGGTCCCCGGCACGGCAACATTGATCAACTtgctaaataaaattgaagcAAAATCATGAAAATAAGAATAGCAATATCCAAATAATGAGCCGCTTATCTAACATGCATCCAGTAGAATCATTAGAACACACATACTTACAAGATCCCATCAGCCAAGATAAAATTTGAGAATCTCAAGCCACTGAAAATAAATCAATGACAAATTTGTTGAAGATTGACAAGAACCAAACAACTAACCAGAGGAGAACACCATCCTTTGCAAGGTTGAAGAGATCGTTTGTACCCGGATCAAGCGGGAGATAGTTCTTCAAAAATGGGTCATCTCTAAGATAACTGTTGATATGTGCCACATAAGAAGCTCTCTCTGATTCGCTAATAGTGTGCACTTGTGTGGTTGTAGCGGTCTTCAGGAATGCTGATGAGTCTTTTGAAACGCCCAATTTGCCTGCAGTCCGTGCTTGGAGATTTAGATATGCCTGCTCAATTCACCAATTCTTCTTCACCAAATCTTGACCCCAATCCTACTACATAAAGAAGAGGATACAATGACAACAACAGAAAACAAGACAATACCCGAAGGAATGTTTCAAAGTCAATCTCCTGGCTGGTATCAGGGTATGACTCGCACAAGACTGCAGAGATCTCTTCCTCGGTGAGCACCTCATTGAGACCCTTGAGCTTTCCCATCGCTGCCGGCAAGTTACTAACCGCCACTTGGCCCGACTCCCTCTTCAAAGAGAGGAACTGTTCGATCCCAccccaaaataaataattaagtgAACAAGCCAACAAGCAACGCCACTTGAAATCGAAACAAAAGAATTGAGTCTGGTTTCTAGCATCTTACCTTGGATTTGAGGCCCCGTAGTACAACCTGGGTGAATTGGCTCTGGAGCCAGGGATCGGAGACAAGAACCCCAACGTAACcagacattttttttcttttccaatttAATTGATCTTGCAACCTTATTCACTCAGTTCTTGATTAACCGAGACAGGGAACAAAATTACAAAAACCCCAATGAAAAATAACCCCTTTTTGAGTTCAATTCAGTTTGGAATCCGAAAACCAGCAGGCAGAATCACCGATTTTTTCAACTCCAACGCCTGAGAAAAGCATTAAAACCAAAGAAAAACTCAAGAAAAGAGCTACGTTTGCCAAATAAGCAATCTTTCTCCAGACTTCCAATCGAAATAGGAGGGCGCGGAGGGACTGCAACTTGAGGGGCAACAGAGCGCACCCACCTGCAGGAACACGGATTCACAAGGCAATGATgctccttttcctcttgtttcctCTGTTTCTCGTTGTCAGGTCTTTTCCTTCCTCTGCTCTCTTTCTTGCACTTCTTTGCTTTGTTTTTTGTCTTCTGATTTCAGATTTCGTAATGGGCAGAGGGAAGGTAGGGGAAGGGCTGAATTCAGATCGAAATCGGAAAACCAACTCAAGAACCGAACGATTTACGAATCCAACAGAACACCGATTTTTTCACCTGCAGCGCAAAGCATTAAAACCAAAGAAAAACTCAGGAAACGAGCTACAATCGCAAACAGATCCAATCTTTCTCAAGATTTTCAAGAAACAAACAGAGAGAGGCGGCAGAGCGAACGCACCAGCAGGAACAAGGATTCACGCGGCAAAGAGGCTCCTTTTCGGATCCTTTCCTTTCTCTCCACTCTAttacttctcctttttctttgaatttcgtTGGggtggagaagaaggaaagggaaaagaCCCCCTCTTTCGATGTCTCGCGGCCGAAAGAGGTGATGGATGACAGGAGAAAAGGGTGCTCAAGAGAAGAATAGAGGGCAGCCGCGAAGACACAGGAGAAGACAACAGAACTTGCCGCCTTTTATAGCCACCGCCCTCGTCATGAAAGATGGATGCCGGTCATGCATTGGTCTGACCCTGTAGACCCATCCATACGCGTAAACCTCACATGCATTTGGGTGGTATGGGTTTTGTGAAATTCCTGCACTACAATATTTGTGCACGCCGGCCTGCCTGCACAATAGAGTTGGGATATTTGATACATGTTTTGCATCACAGAAAGTCATAAAACTCCGTAGTAATGAAAAGTTACCTCAGGTACTTCAAAATAtttcattttttaattttattcagTGCATCCATCAGATATGATTCATTCACCTTagcaaaaaagaaatatatatatatataaagctcTGAATAGCTATCATATTATTTATATAGAATACGGACATTTGTCACTTAATCTCATAACATGCTATGTTTAGCTTCTAAACACGAtccttttaatttctgaaatcaACAACGGCCATTTATAGAGGATTTTACAACTCTCTGACACAGAATGCATATTATAAAGGATCTAACTCTATTTATACATGCACGTAGGAGACATTTATTTGTGTGTATGCGTTGGGGGGTTGGATGGTCCACCGCATGGAACTTGGACTAAAAAAATTGGAGCTGAGGGCAGTCTGGGCGGATCTTCGACATGCTCAATATATGCTATTAGCTAGTTCAATCATCTTGGAAGGTGACTTAGCCACGGTCATCAATTGTATTGGGGGAGTCCGAGGGTCGTTACTGGTGGCCATCTATTGCTTCATGACATTTGAAGTTATCCACACTAAGTATGTGTTTAGATAAGCTAATGAAGCTGCGGACTGGATGGCCACCTACGTGGCCAACCACGCCGGTAGTACCGTGTGGACAGAAAATAGGGTGTTGTTTCGGAAGCtctgtaatattttattttctgactttattggatATATCCATGCACGTATTGTGTGAATTATCCGTCatagcaccaaaaaaaaaaaaaaggagttagGGTGGGGGTGCAGAGGAGGCATACAATGACAGAGTTTCATAAGATGTATTTAGTTTGAGTCATTGAACCTCATAGTAGAGAATCTTTTGCATGCATGACAAccattgatcttgagattccaGTTGTCATGAAAGGCTTTGCGATGGATTGAAagatgttttttttattatttatttgatgTTGAAGGGTTTGTTCAATATATGCCGTGTACGCAAGTTGAACATAATTCAAACATAAAAATAGTTATTTCAATCAACAATTAGGTAAGCGAAAATGTTATCCCGCCATTTACCCTCTCTTTCGaccagaaaaaaaaggaggaaagtgCATCCAAAGCTTCGTATCATCGTATGTGACGTTTTGGTAGTCTTTTCTCGGTATAGGTCAGTCCAAGAGGGgcttttaggtttataaaattGATATTTCCAATCTGGCTAGAGAGGTGAGCAATAATGGACTACTATTGCCATGCCTTCAAAACTAACAACATTTCCCACTTTTGTTTTGCCGTCCAAAATTCGAGCTAGAAAGAGTGGATGAGCTGGCGAATGAGGGCTGATCTTGGGGCTATGAATTCGACCTAAAAACAGAAGATAAGACACCCTAGGTCCTCGGATTTTGTCCAATAGAAAATCCCTGATGCCTAAGTAAGGTGAAGATTTTGGAGAACATGGAGGCTTGAGAGAAAATAACAATTAGCATAAAAATAAGAGTGTGCATACCAGGAGGTTCTCTAGATATTGTTTACATAGAATGACGATCAGTTTTTGTTATCGAGAAAGACAGATATGTACTTTAACTGCTCGGTAACCATTCACATTACGCATGATGTTTGGCTTAAATGTGCAGGATGTGTGTTCGTGGGCATCGAACAAAGTTTTAATGGCCTTGATGAACTCTTTAATGGAGGCCACATGGTGAGCTTCCATTGATCGGTTAGATTACATCAGCAAAGATCGGTTCCAAGGCTCTTAGGTTGCATCTTAATATTATTTGCTAGAGAGCAAAGAGTTTCTATTATTATCCTTACTGATAGCCATCTAAATATGTTAGTTATCTAATTTTATACTTCCTAACTAAGGAGTCACTCATAAAACACCTCATGCTCTTTTAACTTCTCTTTTCTTGGATTTGGGTGTTTTGTGGGGATGGATGGCATTGGCGAAGGGTAATTAAGCTTTAAATAGCTAGGTTCGAAAAGCCAGTGGACCTACCATGACCCCCAAGGCTTTGCATTCTTCAATTAGCTTCATAAACTTTCATTTCTCGAACAATCAAACCAACAGGAGCTTTGATGATGCCCACCATAGCTCAGCTAAGGCCATTTGTTTTTTTAGCACAGTCATCTCCTTATAATCAAGTCTCCTCTCAGTAGGCTACTAGATGAAATGTAGGAGTTTTCTTTCTTGACCCTCCCTCTTATTTGTAGATCTCCCTCCATTTATTAGTGATGAACCCATTATTGGGCATGTTGTTCACTAGATTATGTATTTCTCGTATCATTTGACTCTTCAGAGTCATCTTGAAGAAAATGAGAGAATATCTACGAACATTGGAGGATATCTACTACATAATGCACAGTTCCTATGGGTGTATAGatggagttaaaaaaaaattaaaaaaaaaaaaacttgatcttttttaggaagaagaaaacttcATCTTTGTGCAGCCCTTTACTTGACTCTCTcactttaaaatttaaatataaaaaaactaagaagcctttttttttctgggtGAAAAGAAGCAGATGGCTATTGACCTATGAATGTATAGTTAGTCCTTTGAAGCTAAACAAAGTATCATAGTGGCCAATGTAGATCCAACATTAATAATAGTCATAACCATCAAGTCTTAACCATATTCCTACAAGCAGCCACATTAGCTATCCTTCCAAGATCCAACCTTCATTTTTACTTAATGTCAAGAAGAACTGGCTTTAGCATATTCAATTGATTTCTTACATACCTTTGCAAATTTCGCTTCAGAGTATTACTGTCTGCAAATCTTTGGTTTTGGATCAAAAGGTCAAGCCTCGCTATAGAGTAATCCAGTTTTCCTTGCTGGGTTCATTTTAATTGCGGACACTAGATTATTATTAGTTTGATTCAAATTGATCTAACTGACAACCATTCTAGTGCCCATAAGCAAACTAATccccataaaaaa encodes the following:
- the LOC103713561 gene encoding fimbrin-4, with amino-acid sequence MSGYVGVLVSDPWLQSQFTQVVLRGLKSKFLSLKRESGQVAVSNLPAAMGKLKGLNEVLTEEEISAVLCESYPDTSQEIDFETFLRAYLNLQARTAGKLGVSKDSSAFLKTATTTQVHTISESERASYVAHINSYLRDDPFLKNYLPLDPGTNDLFNLAKDGVLLCKLINVAVPGTIDDRAINKKRVLNPWERNENHTLCLNSAKAIGCTIVNIGTQDLVEGRPHLVLGLISQIIKIQLLADLNLKKTPQLVELVDDSKDVEELMSLAPEKMLLKWMNFHLKKAGYKKNITNFSSDVKDGEAYAYLLNVLAPEHCTPATLDAKDPTERAKMVLDHAEKMDCKRYLSPKDIVEGSPNLNLAFVAQIFHHRNGLSIDSKKISFAEMMPDDVQVSREERAFRLWINSLGVDTYVNDLFEDVRNGWVLLEVLDKISPGSVNWKHATKPPIKMPFRKVENCNQVIRIGKQLKFSLVNIAGNDIVQGNKKLILAYMWQLMRFNILQLLKNLRCHSQGKEITDADILNWANRKVKSTGRTSQIKSFKDKSISNGLFFLELLSAVEPRVVNWNIVTKGETDEEKRLNATYIISVARKLGCSIFLLPEDIMEVNQKMILTLTASIMYWSLQQASEDSDRSELSADDASSQKALSELSADDATSQKSPLSDGEDGSVAAESISNLSIDDAASDTSQVENGNSSVGE